From Piliocolobus tephrosceles isolate RC106 chromosome 16, ASM277652v3, whole genome shotgun sequence, the proteins below share one genomic window:
- the SERPINF1 gene encoding pigment epithelium-derived factor, producing the protein MQALVLFLCFAALLGHSNCQNPASGPEEGSPDPDSTGALVEEEDPFFKVPVNKLAAAVSNFGYDLYRVRSSISPTTNVLLSPLSVATALSALSLGAEQRTESVIHRALYYDLISSPDIHGTYKELLGTVTAPQKNLKSASRIIFEKKLRIKSSFVAPLEKSYGTRPRVLTGNPRLDLQEINNWVQAQTKGKLARSTKELPDEISVLLLGVAYFKGQWVTKFDSRKTSLEDFHLDEERTVRVPMMSDPNAILRYGLDSDLSCKIAQLPLTGSMSIIFFLPLKVTQNLTLIEESLTSEFIHDIDRELKTVQAVLTLPKLKLSYEGEVTKPLQEMKLQSLFDSPDFSKITGKPIKLTQVEHRAGFEWNEDGAGATPSPGLQPAHLTFLLDYHLNQPFIFVLRDTDTGALLFIGKILDPRGT; encoded by the exons ATGCAGGCCCTGGTGCTATTCCTCTGCTTTGCAGCTCTCCTCGGGCACAGCAACTGCCAGAACCCCGCCAGCGGCCCGGAGGAG GGCTCCCCAGACCCCGACAGCACAGGAGCgctggtggaggaggaggatCCTTTCTTCAAAGTCCCGGTGAACAAGCTGGCAGCGGCTGTCTCCAACTTTGGCTATGACCTGTACCGGGTGCGGTCCAGCATTAGCCCCACGACCAATGTGCTCCTGTCTCCTCTCAGTGTGGCCACGGCCCTCTCGGCCCTCTCGCTGG GAGCGGAGCAGCGAACAGAATCCGTCATTCACCGGGCCCTCTACTATGACTTGATCAGCAGCCCAGACATCCATGGCACCTACAAGGAGCTCCTTGGCACGGTCACTGCCCCCCAGAAGAACCTCAAGAGTGCCTCCCGGATCATCTTTGAGAAGA AGCTGCGCATAAAATCCAGCTTTGTGGCACCCCTGGAAAAGTCATATGGGACCAGGCCCAGAGTCCTGACGGGCAACCCTCGCTTGGACCTGCAGGAGATCAACAACTGGGTGCAGGCCCAGACGAAAGGGAAGCTCGCCAGGTCCACAAAGGAACTGCCCGATGAGATCAGTGTTCTCCTTCTCGGCGTGGCGTACTTCAAGG GGCAGTGGGTAACAAAGTTTGACTCCAGAAAGACTTCCCTCGAGGATTTCCACTTGGATGAAGAGAGGACCGTGAGGGTCCCCATGATGTCAGACCCTAATGCTATTTTACGCTATGGCTTGGATTCGGATCTCAGCTGCAAG ATTGCCCAGCTGCCCTTGACCGGAAGCATGAGTATCATCTTCTTTCTGCCCCTCAAAGTGACCCAGAATTTGACCCTGATAGAGGAGAGCCTCACCTCCGAGTTCATTCACGACATAGACCGAGAACTGAAGACTGTGCAGGCGGTCCTGACCCTCCCCAAGCTGAAGCTGAGTTACGAAGGCGAGGTCACCAAGCCCCTGCAGGAGATGA AGCTGCAGTCCTTGTTTGATTCGCCAGACTTTAGCAAGATCACAGGCAAACCCATCAAGCTGACTCAAGTGGAACACCGGGCTGGCTTCGAGTGGAACGAGGATGGGGCGGGAGCCACCCCCAGCCCAGGGCTGCAGcctgcccacctcaccttcctGCTGGACTATCACCTTAACCAGCCTTTCATCTTCGTACTGAGGGACACAGACACAGGGGCCCTTCTCTTCATTGGCAAGATTCTGGACCCCCGGGGTACCTAA